One segment of Rosa chinensis cultivar Old Blush chromosome 6, RchiOBHm-V2, whole genome shotgun sequence DNA contains the following:
- the LOC121049699 gene encoding uncharacterized protein LOC121049699 isoform X2 yields the protein MKTLYTPSSLSSHSLSNFTSSTLPAPSSLVIGLMEMDFYAMKRKQLQRLCKKHSIPANIGNAEMANRLTLLHKIQKAKKVSFNPENEIFFFVATPKYSYSSLKKKRVQKRKSRVKQASKKQVQLAENGRELELSVSIIVTPVRHIRSRAQRMQQGDAEAMCLPFSAQKKVRSIEENVGGDKPPPKVKLSEGVGGDTKDSISSGVLIYKKLRSRIVVCKYGGDSMVSKKKINAESAVEAIVPKGGRLLF from the exons ATGAAGACTTTATATACCCCCTCCTCACTCTCCTCTCACAGTCTGTCCAACTTCACTTCCTCAACTCTGCCGGCCCCTTCCTCTCTGGTCATAGGTCTCATGG aGATGGATTTCTATGCAATGAAGAGGAAGCAACTTCAAAGACTCTGCAAAAAGCATAGCATCCCTGCAAACATAGGGAACGCAGAAATGGCCAACAGGCTTACTTTGCTTCACAAG ATACAGAAGGCGAAGAAGGTAAGCTTCAATCCTGagaatgaaatatttttctttgtggCTACACCCAAATATTCATACTCCAGTTTAAAGAAGAAACGGGTGCAAAAGAGGAAGTCCAGGGtgaagcaagcttcaaagaagCAGGTTCAGCTTGCTGAAAATGGGAGAGAACTTGAACTCTCGGTGAGCATAATTGTTACCCCAGTTAGACATATAAGATCTCGTGCACAGAGAATGCAACAAGGTGATGCAGAAGCAATGTGTTTGCCTTTTTCTGCGCAGAAGAAAGTCAGAAGCATTGAGGAAAATGTAGGTGGTGATAAGCCGCCTCCGAAGGTTAAGTTGAGTGAGGGAGTTGGTGGTGATACAAAAGATTCTATTTCGAGTGGAGTATTAATTTATAAAAAACTGAGAAGCAGAATAGTGGTGTGTAAATATGGTGGAGATTCAATGGTTTCGAAGAAGAAAATTAATGCAGAGAGTGCTGTTGAAGCAATTGTGCCAAAAGGTGGAAGACtactgttttga
- the LOC121049699 gene encoding uncharacterized protein LOC121049699 isoform X3, with protein MDFYAMKRKQLQRLCKKHSIPANIGNAEMANRLTLLHKVQIQKAKKVSFNPENEIFFFVATPKYSYSSLKKKRVQKRKSRVKQASKKQVQLAENGRELELSVSIIVTPVRHIRSRAQRMQQGDAEAMCLPFSAQKKVRSIEENVGGDKPPPKVKLSEGVGGDTKDSISSGVLIYKKLRSRIVVCKYGGDSMVSKKKINAESAVEAIVPKGGRLLF; from the exons ATGGATTTCTATGCAATGAAGAGGAAGCAACTTCAAAGACTCTGCAAAAAGCATAGCATCCCTGCAAACATAGGGAACGCAGAAATGGCCAACAGGCTTACTTTGCTTCACAAG GTTCAGATACAGAAGGCGAAGAAGGTAAGCTTCAATCCTGagaatgaaatatttttctttgtggCTACACCCAAATATTCATACTCCAGTTTAAAGAAGAAACGGGTGCAAAAGAGGAAGTCCAGGGtgaagcaagcttcaaagaagCAGGTTCAGCTTGCTGAAAATGGGAGAGAACTTGAACTCTCGGTGAGCATAATTGTTACCCCAGTTAGACATATAAGATCTCGTGCACAGAGAATGCAACAAGGTGATGCAGAAGCAATGTGTTTGCCTTTTTCTGCGCAGAAGAAAGTCAGAAGCATTGAGGAAAATGTAGGTGGTGATAAGCCGCCTCCGAAGGTTAAGTTGAGTGAGGGAGTTGGTGGTGATACAAAAGATTCTATTTCGAGTGGAGTATTAATTTATAAAAAACTGAGAAGCAGAATAGTGGTGTGTAAATATGGTGGAGATTCAATGGTTTCGAAGAAGAAAATTAATGCAGAGAGTGCTGTTGAAGCAATTGTGCCAAAAGGTGGAAGACtactgttttga
- the LOC121049699 gene encoding uncharacterized protein LOC121049699 isoform X1, whose translation MKTLYTPSSLSSHSLSNFTSSTLPAPSSLVIGLMEMDFYAMKRKQLQRLCKKHSIPANIGNAEMANRLTLLHKVQIQKAKKVSFNPENEIFFFVATPKYSYSSLKKKRVQKRKSRVKQASKKQVQLAENGRELELSVSIIVTPVRHIRSRAQRMQQGDAEAMCLPFSAQKKVRSIEENVGGDKPPPKVKLSEGVGGDTKDSISSGVLIYKKLRSRIVVCKYGGDSMVSKKKINAESAVEAIVPKGGRLLF comes from the exons ATGAAGACTTTATATACCCCCTCCTCACTCTCCTCTCACAGTCTGTCCAACTTCACTTCCTCAACTCTGCCGGCCCCTTCCTCTCTGGTCATAGGTCTCATGG aGATGGATTTCTATGCAATGAAGAGGAAGCAACTTCAAAGACTCTGCAAAAAGCATAGCATCCCTGCAAACATAGGGAACGCAGAAATGGCCAACAGGCTTACTTTGCTTCACAAG GTTCAGATACAGAAGGCGAAGAAGGTAAGCTTCAATCCTGagaatgaaatatttttctttgtggCTACACCCAAATATTCATACTCCAGTTTAAAGAAGAAACGGGTGCAAAAGAGGAAGTCCAGGGtgaagcaagcttcaaagaagCAGGTTCAGCTTGCTGAAAATGGGAGAGAACTTGAACTCTCGGTGAGCATAATTGTTACCCCAGTTAGACATATAAGATCTCGTGCACAGAGAATGCAACAAGGTGATGCAGAAGCAATGTGTTTGCCTTTTTCTGCGCAGAAGAAAGTCAGAAGCATTGAGGAAAATGTAGGTGGTGATAAGCCGCCTCCGAAGGTTAAGTTGAGTGAGGGAGTTGGTGGTGATACAAAAGATTCTATTTCGAGTGGAGTATTAATTTATAAAAAACTGAGAAGCAGAATAGTGGTGTGTAAATATGGTGGAGATTCAATGGTTTCGAAGAAGAAAATTAATGCAGAGAGTGCTGTTGAAGCAATTGTGCCAAAAGGTGGAAGACtactgttttga